Within the Natranaeroarchaeum sulfidigenes genome, the region GCAGCTGTCTATTGGGTTAACCAGCACAATCAGCCTGAAATTGAGGAGGGATACCTCAGAGCAAAGACCGATGGCCTCTGGCATCACAACTTGACGAAACTATCCGTCGGCGACATAGTGTTCCACAACTTTGACAATGAACTCATTGGCGTTTCCACTGTGGCTGGCGGTGCTGAAACGTACACAGCACAGGGAGAAGAATACTATCGAGTTGACGTTGATTTGCGGTCGTTCGACGAGCCGATACCTGTTGACGATGAGTTGAAAACGACTCTCGGGCAGGATGAGTATCGGTTAGACAAATATTATCCAATCGATAAGAACTCACATCTCAACGAGGCATACCTGACGAATCTATCCCAGTCTGCGGCGGAGTTTCTGTTGAGTTTGAAAGACGAATTTGATACCATCCCCCCGTTAGACGATTCGGTCAGAGACGGTGTTTCACAGGACGCGATCGATCAACTCGCTATGAAACTCACCGCTCCAGAAATCGAAGTCACCATCCCTGATAGTCTCTACTTCGACGACGGGGACCGACTTCGCCGCGAAATCGAAGCGTCACTGCGTTCCGGCAAACACATCATTTTCACTGGCCCGCCAGGCACCGGGAAAACCAAACTCGCCAAAGCGATCTGCGAGACCGCAACGACGTACGATCAAGTCGATGACTACCGGTTCACCACAGCGACTTCCGAATGGACTGCGTTCGACACGATCGGCGGATACGTCCCTTCGACAAGCGACGGCGGGCAGGAACTCCTCTTCGAACCGCGGCTCTTCCTGAAATGCTTCCGCCAGGACCGTGTCGTCAACGAGTGGCTCATCATTGACGAAATCAACCGATCAGACATCGACAAAGCCTTCGGTCAACTCTTCTCCGTCCTCTCCGGGGACTCAACCGAACTCCCGTACGAACGCGAACGAACGGTCGAACTCCGATCACTCTCCGAATCCACCTCGCAAGAGGACCTCGAAGACATCATTGCAAACCCAGACGCGTTCCCCGTCACCCCGTCATGGCGACTCATCGCTACGATGAACACGTACGACAAAACCTCGCTGTACGAAATGTCGTACGCGTTCATGCGACGGTTCAACTTCGTCCACGTCGGCGTCCCGCCGCTCACCACCGACGACGGCGTTCGCACCTCGATTCTGGACCCGAACGGAACAAACAATTACGCGACTGCATGGCTCGCTGATGACCCGTCACTCCGGGCTGTCCTCGAAGACATGTATCCTGTCGTGGCAGTCCTGTGGCAACGTATCAACGAACACCGCGTCATCGGCCCGTCAATCGTGTACGACATCATCCGGTACCTCGACTCCTACGACGACACCGGCGGCACACGTACCGACGCGCTCACGTCCGCGATGGTTTCACTCGTCTACCCACAGCTCGAAGGGATGCGACCCGATGATCAAAAACGGTTGATCCGGTCACTCACAGGCACAGGTATCGACACTGACAATGGAGACGTTGACCTTGACTTAGACGGGGAACGATTGAAAACGAAAGCCGCTGACTTCTTCGGGATCAGTTTCGACGATGACGCGTAGCCTGACTGCCGACACGCTCGTCGACGCCACCACCGAAGAACTCGCTACGTATCTCCGAAGCGGTGCGATCAACACACGTGCGCTAACGGAGTCGATCGACTACGAAGGCCTCGACATCGACGACTGGGATCGAATCAAACGCATTCATTTCTGCCTGAACGCAGACGTTCACGACTTCGTCAACAAACTCCCGGAACGTGTCCGCCGGGTCAAAACCGAAAATCAACGACAGCACGTCGACACGCGGGGAGAAATCCGCGGCTCGATCAACTGGAGCGGGACGCTTCGCACCTGGTCGGACAGCGGCTACGCCGACCGGAGCCGCTTCGTCTGCGATACACCATATACTGAGTACGATATTGCGGAAAACCGCGTGCTAAAACGCCTGCTCTGGCAGATCCACCGTACCGTCACAACGGATCTCCGCGGTGTCGAGTATGACTGGCGTCGCCAGTACTGGACCGACGACCAGATCGACCGGTTTTCCCGGCTCTACAAGCAAAACGTTCACCTGAACCGGATCGCTGCAGGGCAACACATCTCCGTGACCGACCAAGATCTCACGGCTGCACGCCGCTCCCGCCTTGACCTGTACACGGAAGCCTACGAACTCCTCGACCGATACCAGCGATTACAATCAGATGGCCCTGTTGAAATCCTTAGTGAGTTACAGGTTCAGTCGGTAGTTTGAGTAGATGCAGACTCTCCCAAAGTCTCGGTTGCTCCGATTTGTCGAGGAAGTACTTCAGTTAGCGAAACGTGCCGTAGCTCGATACTCCTCGAAGTTCTCGAAACAACGCTACACGCTCCATCAGCACATCGTTCTCCTCTGTCTCAAGGTTCGGAAGAACACGACCTATCGTACACTCCTCGACGAACTCATCGAAATGCCCCGTATCCGGAACGCGATCAATCTCACTGAACTGCCTGCTCCATCAACACTGTGCAAGGCGTTCGATAGACTCGATATGGCTGTCTGGCGAGTGCTGCTCAATCTCTCTGTTTCACTGCTCCCGACCAACGGCGTTGCAGGGATTGATGCGTCGTGATTCGACCGCAGTCACGCCTCGAAACACTACACGAAACGAGCCAAACTCACGATTCAGCAACTAAAAGTAACACTGCTGGTCGATTCCAAAGTGAACGCAGTCCTTGATTTGCACGTGACGACGACACGGAAACACGATAGCCAGATCGCTCCGTCGCTGATCAAACGCAACGCCGAGACTATCGACATTCTGCTCGGGGACAAAGGCTACGACGACCAGAAAATCAGACGACTTGCCCGTCAACACGAGATTCGTCCACTAATCAAGCATCGTGAATTCACACCGCTTCACAAGGCATGGAATGCACGCTTAGACGCCGACCTCTACGGCCAACGGAGTCAATCAGAGACAATCAACTCAACACTCAAGCGAAAGTACGGTGCATTCGTTCGCTCACGCCGCTGGTGGAAACAGTTCCGTGAACTCGCTCTTGCGTGTATCGTCCACAATCTTGACCAAGCAATCTAACGACCAGTACAGGTGATGGCATTACCGAAGTAGGTACGCGCCTCTCGAAAAGGGGTCAGAAACCATCTCCTGAATACAGAAATCAAACTAGTCGGAAAAAAAAGCTGGAATACCAAACTGTATTATACTTTTAAAACAACAATAAGCTGCATTATGTATCATGGTTTCGGATTAGCTCATATTAGCCATCTTGTATTATTTGGGCTAACGGCGCTGGCCTGTTTCGGTATGGTCGTTCGTGTCCGAACACAGATCGATGATCCGGACGTGCAATGGGGTTTAGCGAGCCTCTTGGCTCTGTGCGGGTTCTGGTCGGCATTTAGCCTCGGTCGTCTCAGCGTACCACTTCCCGAACTCAAACTCACATTTTATATGCTCGGATTGATCGTC harbors:
- a CDS encoding AAA family ATPase is translated as MRTVYNLCQNDNALKPETKQKQIDNLAIDADAKTEIKDRIEQGTGIIGKGTYSVPIEGHEDAVFNFLSTTINSDDRTEIDAAIEEFAAQDIEGIQNGILSPILYFLHPTKYPISNDRSRTGMQTIFDYEMSGLLKSYLDEVERFYEVRAEHPFKEDFRHLDSFFNWIEQQDTPATGTTTTPSIQIPNDAAVYWVNQHNQPEIEEGYLRAKTDGLWHHNLTKLSVGDIVFHNFDNELIGVSTVAGGAETYTAQGEEYYRVDVDLRSFDEPIPVDDELKTTLGQDEYRLDKYYPIDKNSHLNEAYLTNLSQSAAEFLLSLKDEFDTIPPLDDSVRDGVSQDAIDQLAMKLTAPEIEVTIPDSLYFDDGDRLRREIEASLRSGKHIIFTGPPGTGKTKLAKAICETATTYDQVDDYRFTTATSEWTAFDTIGGYVPSTSDGGQELLFEPRLFLKCFRQDRVVNEWLIIDEINRSDIDKAFGQLFSVLSGDSTELPYERERTVELRSLSESTSQEDLEDIIANPDAFPVTPSWRLIATMNTYDKTSLYEMSYAFMRRFNFVHVGVPPLTTDDGVRTSILDPNGTNNYATAWLADDPSLRAVLEDMYPVVAVLWQRINEHRVIGPSIVYDIIRYLDSYDDTGGTRTDALTSAMVSLVYPQLEGMRPDDQKRLIRSLTGTGIDTDNGDVDLDLDGERLKTKAADFFGISFDDDA